A region from the Variovorax sp. RKNM96 genome encodes:
- a CDS encoding PAAR domain-containing protein: protein MEEDQPAADNDRPWIVLHDKTDHGGIVITASENTSIDERRVARIGDLVSCPRPGHGINPIVTGSRYVTLDGRRVARHGDKARCGCTLLSSQIASASE, encoded by the coding sequence ATGGAAGAGGATCAACCCGCAGCGGACAACGATCGTCCGTGGATCGTCCTGCACGACAAGACAGACCACGGCGGCATCGTGATCACCGCGTCCGAGAACACGAGCATCGACGAGCGTCGCGTGGCTCGCATCGGCGACCTCGTGTCCTGCCCGCGGCCCGGCCACGGCATCAACCCCATCGTGACCGGCAGCCGCTACGTCACGCTCGACGGCCGGCGCGTTGCGCGGCACGGCGACAAGGCCCGGTGCGGCTGCACGCTGCTGTCCAG
- a CDS encoding M15 family metallopeptidase — protein sequence MIFFALFCYFALMVAALAIFLFPSFRERVLRATINLSTATAVFFIKIGHRFGLVSEASFQLVRDGGSGVRTFAVRHRYLLLSGMGLLIVPVVLSVAFGTGRVLFFDDWATTSDPKIEALLKGEQLVPPPALPPEIFATAEVEQVRPLTKEGSRDWAVLDADFRNRLLLVYKIMKEKHGYDLALLEGYRSPERQAKLAALGNTVTLAKANQSYHQYGLAADNAFFRNGKLVISERDPWAMEGYRLYGEVAESVGLVWGGRWSSIKDYGHVEYRKPGFKLPRD from the coding sequence TTGATCTTCTTTGCTCTCTTTTGTTATTTTGCCTTGATGGTGGCCGCGCTTGCCATCTTCTTGTTCCCTTCTTTTCGTGAGCGTGTGTTGCGAGCCACGATCAATTTGTCGACTGCAACTGCAGTCTTTTTCATCAAGATTGGCCATCGATTCGGCCTGGTGTCCGAAGCAAGTTTTCAGTTGGTGCGCGATGGTGGATCGGGCGTGCGTACTTTTGCCGTACGTCATCGCTATCTGTTGTTGTCGGGCATGGGCCTGCTCATCGTTCCGGTGGTGTTGAGCGTGGCCTTCGGGACCGGCCGCGTCCTGTTCTTCGATGACTGGGCCACGACGAGCGATCCGAAAATCGAGGCGCTGTTGAAGGGCGAGCAGCTCGTGCCGCCGCCGGCGCTGCCCCCTGAAATCTTCGCAACGGCAGAGGTGGAACAGGTCCGTCCGCTCACCAAGGAAGGCAGCCGCGACTGGGCTGTGCTCGATGCGGATTTCCGCAATCGCCTGTTGCTGGTCTACAAGATCATGAAAGAGAAACATGGCTACGACCTCGCGTTGCTCGAGGGTTATCGCAGTCCCGAACGGCAGGCCAAACTCGCCGCGTTGGGCAACACGGTGACGCTCGCCAAGGCGAATCAAAGCTATCATCAATATGGACTTGCGGCAGACAATGCGTTCTTTCGCAATGGCAAGCTGGTGATCTCGGAAAGAGACCCGTGGGCCATGGAGGGCTACCGTCTTTATGGCGAAGTGGCTGAGTCCGTGGGGCTTGTGTGGGGTGGTCGTTGGTCCTCGATCAAGGACTACGGTCACGTGGAGTACCGCAAGCCCGGTTTCAAATTGCCACGCGACTGA